In the Perca flavescens isolate YP-PL-M2 chromosome 10, PFLA_1.0, whole genome shotgun sequence genome, TCATATTATTATTCGTTTTTAGTGTGCATAACTTTTCGTAACATATCATAcgaacctgttcatgagaatgcgtatTAGAAAGTGGTACCCAAACAAGGATGCTGTCTGCTGCAAACATCAACCAAAATAAATCAGGTGTGACAATAAACCCATAAAGAGTGTCAGGCAGAGAGGAGAGCCGTGGCGTTGAATCCCACCTTTTGCCTTCACACACGTTTCAAGAGACAAACTCATTATTGGAGTTCCCTGCTGGACCGCTGGTGAGGCACACAGAAACTCTGCAGGGTAGTCCTCCACAAAGGTTGAGTTGTCCAGGAAGATGATGGTCTCTTTCAGGTCACAGTCACATTGATAAGGGTTCCTCCTGGCATAGAGAATGTCAAGCTGCTCCAGTGTGCTCAAACTGCCACCTGTCTGATTTATCAAGATAGTAAGCTGGTTACTGTCCACTTTTAGCTCCCGGAGCTGAGACAGGTTATCCAGAGAGGGGAGACGTATGAGGCGGTTATTAGACAAATGTAGCTTTTTCAGGGTCTGTGGTGGGTTGTCGAATACCTCTAGATAATTATAACTTAGATCCAGTTCTTCCAGAGATGTAGAGAACAACGAGTCAATCTCTGTAATCCCTGAGTGGGAAAGATTGAGCATCTTGAGCGGATTCATCTCGGGGCAGTGTGGATAGTGGATGATGGAGAAATTGTTCCTGCTGACATCAAGATGAGTGAGGGCAGGGGTAAGACTCAGGATGGTGCAGAGAGACTGGAGGGAGGTGAGGTTGCTGCGTCTCAGACGAAGAGATTTCAGGTACTTGAATGAAAGAAAGGGGCAATGTGAAATATTCTGCAGGCTGGTGACAGAGATGGGGTTCTCGGAGAGGTCCAGCTGAGCCAGGTTTTCTACTCTATGAGCCAAGCTGCAGTCAATCTCAACCGGGCCAGAACGAACAAGAACGAGAGATTCCAGGGAGCCAAACAACCAGTGGTAGAGCGCCTGTAAGGAGggatggaagagagaggggtCCAGTGTTACGTCTTCTAGTTCAAGAGTTTTAATTGAAGATGCTTCTAACTCTGGCAGGACATCTTCCAGACTCAGATTTAACAGGGACAGAAGA is a window encoding:
- the LOC114562422 gene encoding toll-like receptor 2 encodes the protein MVTRNPQNLSCPQTSELELRDGKLDVAEMLDATFLQFIQIDKLIFNNVTISSLFFNESDIPLLSLLNLSLEDVLPELEASSIKTLELEDVTLDPSLFHPSLQALYHWLFGSLESLVLVRSGPVEIDCSLAHRVENLAQLDLSENPISVTSLQNISHCPFLSFKYLKSLRLRRSNLTSLQSLCTILSLTPALTHLDVSRNNFSIIHYPHCPEMNPLKMLNLSHSGITEIDSLFSTSLEELDLSYNYLEVFDNPPQTLKKLHLSNNRLIRLPSLDNLSQLRELKVDSNQLTILINQTGGSLSTLEQLDILYARRNPYQCDCDLKETIIFLDNSTFVEDYPAEFLCASPAVQQGTPIMSLSLETCVKAKGGIQRHGSPLCLTLFMGLLSHLIYFG